A window of Synechococcus sp. WH 8109 genomic DNA:
ACCACTTGACCTCCTCCCTGACAACATGGGAATCGAGGGCCGCAAGGACTCTTCCCCATGCCATTGAAAATCGGGTGTGGTCGTCCAGTGCTCCGTCTTCAGCTTGCGGAGACGAACTACCGGTGAAAAACAATCAATCCCCTTGATGTGGGAGGGTTTCACGTATGAGTGAAACCACGAAAGAGATTCCGATTTGGGTCGGCGGAGAGTCAGGGCAGCGGAAGCGGTACTTGAGGTCTCTAGAGAAGGACCTGGCAGCTGAGCTGGGGCCTGATTGGCGGAACGTGATTGAGCTGGCGAAGGACGGCTAAAGATTGCGTTCCCCGCACCCGCCTGAGCCGATGACTCGCAGGCGGATGCTCAGGCACAACGCGATTGAGGCTTGGGAGACGATGTGGAAGACGGGCTGGAGACGCTTTCCCCCGCCTGTGAGCTGATTAGCGAATAACTACCTTCTGAATAGGGCAGTGTTCATTCGCCATCTGTCGTAAGACCGCAGCGACTCCATGAGTGTTGCGGAATGCTTGGTAGATAGCCAATTGGTTGTTTAGGTCTTGGCAGCTCTTGCTTTTCAGATCCATGTAGCCAGTGCAGATAACTAACTTGACGTTGGCCTTAGTTCGCAAGCAATTGAAGTGTGATCTGCCACAAATTGCTGATTGCTTTTGCCGGTAGTAGTTGACTCAATTTCTATTCCTGGCCCAGGTATAAAACCAAGGTGCCGGCTGTGCGTTCGAGGGCACAACAGTGGCGGAGTCGCATCCTTTATCGCTCGACGCGCTGCGTCTCCGCCTCCGTCAGTCCTTCCACTCAGCCACAGATTTCATCGGGCGAATAAGTGCTTTCATCTCGTTTTCTTGGTGGTGAGCATTGGTCGCTGAAAGTTTTGAGCGAATCCACCTCATGCAATACAGGAGGGGGGAGTACATCCTGAACCGACTGCAGGCTCAAATGGCGATCAACAAGGTTGTGAGCCTCACCTACAGAGGCGTTACCTACGAGAAGCAGCTCTGATCAGGGTGAGCTTGCTGGTCAGCGCACAGGCGGAGGGCAGCGTCTCAAGCCCGTCTTCCACATCGTCTCCCAAGCCTCAACTACGTTGTGCACCAGCATCCGCCGCCGAGTCATCGGCTCAGGCGGGCGGGGCGGAACGTAGCTGTACGTCCTGATGGCGACCCCTTGCACACGAACAGTGGCCGGCTCTGTCCATCGTGTCTGAGCCGCTGCTAGGTGAGCAGGAGGTCAGTCGTCACGAATTCATCAACTAATTCGGCGAAGGAATGGCCACCAGAGTCGCATTATCTGAATCCCATAAGAGATATTTCGAGCATGAAAAAATATCCGTAAGGCGTAATACCGGAACGTTTTTTAACAGATTCTCATTCCTTCGATGACAGGCTTCAAGATTGTAATTAGGAATTTTTTCGCAAAGATGATGAATGTTATGAAATCCAATATTGGCTGTGAACCACTGGAGCAATGGCGGGAGCACGAGCAAGCTGGAGCCCTCTAAAGCGCCCCGCATCGGACTCCAGCCATGGCTTGGATTGGCGTAACTATTTTCAAATATATGCTGCACATAAAAAACATAGATAAGGCTACTAGCCGTCATGCAAATGATAATGCTGTAAAGACTAAGGAATAATCCAAACCCAAGACACCACCCAAAACAGATTACTGCGGTCAAGCTAAAGAAGTTGCTCAGGCAAAGGTCGGCGAATTCTTCTCTTGA
This region includes:
- a CDS encoding DUF1651 domain-containing protein → MLRHNAIEAWETMWKTGWRRFPPPVS